A region of the Peromyscus leucopus breed LL Stock chromosome X, UCI_PerLeu_2.1, whole genome shotgun sequence genome:
GCTATGTATTTCCTCCTCAtctctttttataaaattaagtttTCCCAAATGAATACCTgctcatttaataaaatggtCACAAAGGCCATAGTCTCATGTCTGTGATGTGATCATATTTCTAGGTATTGAGTGCTCTTATATGACTAATTGGTCTTGATCTTgttaatgattttttatttagttatttatttgaaacagggtctcactgtgtagctctgactatgtacttgatatgtagaccaggctggccttaaactcacagagatctgcctgcctctcttcccaagaactgggattagaGAAAAATTCTACCATCCTGACctgtttaataatttttaagaaaaaaaatcattgttttggAATTCCTGTCTTTGAAGTAGTCCTGCTTTGATGTCAGTTTTCATTTCAGAAACAGACTAATGTGTGTATTAACCAAATGTAAAGTTACTATAGTAATTTAGATGGAATTTTTTTCTAAGTAGTATTTAAGTTGTGGCTCTACTTACATAATTTGGAACCTCgacatgtgttttattttcatttcttttttggattaTACTGGCTATTATTACAACTCAAGAAAACTTCAAATcttctcatttccatttttttacttttgggacataaacaataaatgttttcttctctaaTAATATGCactcatattatttttatgtacagtTATGTTAGAATGCATAAGAACATTAGAACTTATTTCATACCTAATTGTAACTTAATACCTATTGATCAAGTTTTTCACCATTTTTCTATCTTTGTACTCTCCCAGCCTTTGATAAGTACTATCTTAGCTTCTGTGACATCAATTTGTGAGTTTACAAATGAGTGATATCATACAGTTTTTGCCAATCTTTACTTCATCCACATATGTTTTATCTCACATGTTATGCATTTTAggaactcaaaaacaaaagatgctTTCCATGTTTTTAATATTCAATGGTTTGTCATAGGAATAAGTGAAGTGAAAATATGACTATCTGTAAAATACAAAGAGGTCAGATTGTTTATGGCTAACTAGATAACAGAAaacttagagttttttttttcccattactgAGTTGATTAGAAGAAATAGTATTTTACATGCTattatttctaataatatttCCAATAAGGTACAAAGTGAAATTTGAtaacaaagagaagtttctctccTGAAAGAGTTGTCTTGTCTCTACTGTTTAGCCACACTTGCATacattttttcaatttctttgtctTCAGGACATATGTAGGCAAATTCTTCATGGGCATAGGCATTGTGGAGATAGCACCAGACTCCTGAGAATTCTGCTGGAATGTCAAAGTCACAGTACTTCTTGGCAGTAACCTAGggttttagaaaaaaaggaaaaagttgatagtaaaatatatcatttatgtTCTCCTATGTAGAAACACAACTCAAAGGCCAGGtactaaaaataaagtataaaataatcataaagaaTATTGGATTTACTGTTTTAATGTTTTGTCTAGAAATGTACAGAAAGCCATAAGTTTACCTTACTAGAAGGTCACTGTGATATATACTACCAACTCACAAACCCCTCACTCTATGCAGCCACTCATACTCAAACTTACTTTAATAATATTCAGTTAGGATAACAAACTGCAGTCAGCCAGTGTTAGTTGATCTCCATCCAAGAACAGACTTCTGGAAactgtgtgcttcccagcactgTCTTGATCAATTTTGTCCAGAAGTGGAATATTTAAGTTGTCATTCAGATGTTTAAATTCTCTtagcagagatttttttcaaaatttgagGCAATGAAATAATAAGGTCACTTATAAATGTATTATCTTGATAACTAAATATGTTCTTAATAAGCTTTCATGGTGTACATGCTGCTTGAACTAGCTCTTTTCCACTAATACCCTGATGAGACAGAGTCAGCTCAAATGGTGAGTGAAATATCTTGGACTTAAGGTCCAAGAGAGGAGACTATGTTTTTATGACTCAGAGGAAAACAAACCTATTCGAGAATGTTTATTGGAGATGCTAGGTCCTTCAGTTTAAAGAACTTCAAAGGCATAGTTCTTCAGCTAGTTCACAGCTAGTCAACAAATGTtcgatttgttttttcttttatattattgttaacttttaaaatttattttacataccaaccacagtttcccctccctcctctcatcccattCTCTCCCTCACCTCCTTTCAACCCCTTCCATCAACTCCTCAAAAAGGGTAAGGCATCCCATGGgcgtcaacaaagcatggcatatcaagttgaggcagaaccaagttcTCCCCTCCCTAGATCAAGGGTgagcgaggcatcccaccatagggagtaggttccaaaaagccatgaATGCTCTATTTGAACTGTGTTGGTAATTAATATATTGAATCTTGGATTCTAAATACACTAAAACTCAATGCAAGGGAatttcagaggacagaacagaaaATGAAGGGGGAAGTGGGCTGTTCCCCAAAATGCACTATATTTTTGTGAAAATTCTGTTTTAGTTGAGTGACAATGGGAGAATGAGCAAGTATCTGAGAAAAATAGAGTTTTACAAAGAATTCTTACtcttatttgctttctttttgtatatTCTTAATATATGCAGAAAACTTGGCAAAGAGATTATAGCCCATATCAAAAGATTCCTTGTACTTGGGACTCAGGTGAGGATATCTTAAAAAGGAATGCAGGTGACTATAATTCCCAAACTGTATCACAGATCCATGGTGTCCTAGACTTTACAAAGAATagaaattttctaaatttctaaattgTACTGAAAATTTAAGGTATTCAGAAACCTCTcagtagaaatatatttttcctcAAACTGAGAATATTTTAGTTTCTAAAATTCAGTGGAAATTATGGCCTGGGATTTAAACCTTATATACCTATAACAACGATGCTTTAGATTCTTGATTATGTTCCTATTTGGTGCAAGGaacaaaagcaatacattttcagaAAGTAGTTGGGAAACAAGCAGGTATAATGTCTTGCTTGTAGACTCAAGTACATAAAAAGCATGTTCATCTCATTAGgcacagaaaagacctttgacaaaaatccaacatcccttcattaTTAAAGTCCTAGAGAGACTAGAGATAGAAAAGAcataacataataaaggcaatttacagcagcTCCACAACCAATATCACgctaaatagagaaaaactcagTATATAACAGtttaatccaggcaggatgacaaagggcatAGAACCTTCAGGAATGGAGGTATGGGCCACTGCTCCAGGAAAAGAACcaagatgtagatgtaaccaaccgttttgttaaataagaaacacagaaccaatgtaaaagagaaagccaagagatcagagctcagagctaaaatctcacccttcctcctgcggtggtcctagcttcccgaaaagatagctatttcctgtgtgtctgtcctttcatagtattttgttctgccttctcattggttgtaaacccaaacacgtgactgcctcgtcactgtctgtatgtacagcccccaagtcttaaaggcatatgtttccaatgctggctctatccctgaacacacagagatctacctagctcttctaccaagtgctgggattaaaggcatgtgccaccaccgccacactcttgctatggctctaatagctctgacccccgggcaactttatttattaacatacaatcaaaatcacatttcagtacaattagaataaccACCACACCAAGACCTGCTGGGGTGCTTGCCAAGGGtgaaggaaatacagaatggggtagtagaggaaggtagttctAAATACCAACTAAAGCcatgtgaccagttgcagaaacAAGGATTAGAATTGACATGAGTGtttctttcatattttgttaCGGATATGTTTgcacagatatttgtgttttctttcctcaattgCCTTATCATgtaatgtaacatcaattaagagaatacCAGTGattatcatatttaaattttgagataccaaaagaatgtccctcaaggGACATTGCCACTTATTCTAAAACTTATAATGTGTTGGTGGTTGTACGtgggatagttatatcatgttaggtaTAATTATGACCTggatattgttttcatttgaaaacaaagcatgacataagaatattagtgaaattattaaggccactcaacgtagttaaaagggaggcttattttgtggagtaacttacaagtgaatggatagtttacagagtctgggaaaggggtagcacagtccagcggtgttctttcgagaactctgctcggtctacctccagcgtccagggtccaggaaccaagcaagagagctggcgcatccggatctcgggtcttcaggctcctctcttggccctgccttgtaggcgtgacagttactgaagcttcaatgggggttggaacttccagatcaaagctggaatggctacccactacataagaagatatgattgtgtgtcatGTTTACAAGAGGTGGACTTGTAATAGCTATTCTTggtgtcaatttgactacatctggaattagctAAAAACCaagtacacctgtgagggatttttcttaattaaatcatttgaaatgggaagacccacctttaatccagatccacttttaatctgggccacaccttctgctgacagcctatataaaggacacagatgaaggaagcttttgcttttttcctacttgtcctcactctcactggtgaattcattccttcactggcacaaGAGCTTACTCCTccaggattctggcatatactgaaagTTAGCTGAAGCATCCAGCCTCATGGTCTAAAacctactggattcttggactttcctttGATATACAGATATTGTTGCAGTAGTTGGactacagcctgtaagccatgctaacaaatatatatttatattctgtcagttctgttcctctagagaaccctaactaatacaccCTGAATAATCTATCTCTTTGCCTCTGTTAGCTCTTTCCTCTTAGCTAATGAATATATTCATGTCCTGTTAAACCTAAAAtcatcttcccttcctctccaaaTATCCTCTCTTAAAGTACCATTGGGTCTTATTCCTTTCTATGCTGCAAGTTTCTTCACAGGGGAaccctctcttttcttgctctGCTTATTCTCCTAAGCTGATGCCATCCATTTGCACATCACCAACAATTGTGACATTCCTTTGTCATCTATTCCCAAGGTGCTTCCAACATCTCCAGTTTTATGCACATATACCAACCAAAGAGCATGGTGTTCATCCATGAACCAGCTAGCCTTCCTCCTATCCCTCTTCAATGCTGGATAATGCTGTCATAACATGCAATCTGCCACTATGCCTTTGCTCTACCATCAtcgactctaaccctctgaactCTAAGCCCAATTATATATGTTCTGTAATAAGTTGCCTAGGTAATGCCATTTTGTCACAATGGTAGAAAAACTAATTAATATGGAGGACAGTTTCATATAGAGAGGGATGGATGAgggataaaaaagaaatgatacttGGAAAAGCCACTGGGGAAAcctattatatttatattgtaagATTACTTAGAAGTAGTTATTCTATGTGTTAGGGTAATGGTGTCCCCAGGAGTGATGGACTATCTAACAAAAATGTCTGTGCTAGGCAGATGATTAATACTTCTCTTCAACTTGTTGGTCACAGGAGTCCAAAATACTCTCCTAAGCCAGATGACTAGCACTTATGAATTATACAGTGTTAGTACTCTGTCTCCTCACTCCCATCCCATGAGTTCTTTATTTCAAGTTTATAGAAAATTTCCTGTTTTGAAATAtgctatgaatttaaaaaatcatttggaTCATTCTATCTATTATGTATTTGAAGTTGAAGGAGGAGGTTTATGTATGTGTCTTATTGTAATCCCAGATTCCCAAACCACTTTCGAGTTAGCAAGAATCCACAATCTGGaactggtaagatggctcagtgtatacAGGTACTTGTCACTGAATCTGAGGACtcgagtttgatccttgggacccaaTTGATGGAAGGAAATATCCGACACCCACAAGTTTTTCTCtagtctccacacatgtgctatggcatgcatgtacatgtgcacaaaaacatgcacacacacacatacacatcaattaatcaatcaataagtgtaattttaaagatgagaaaaatcaatCTGGAATAAATAGACCAAAAATTATCATAAGCATAATAATATCCAAAACATGTTGTACCTTGGAGGAGCCAGTGTCTGCTCTAGAAATTCCTCATTTTTAATGAAGTCTGTTTTCAACTCCTTATTATATACCAAGAATGGAGGATTGATACCTGGGGCTAAGTTCTTCAGTTCTTCAGATTTTCTATGATCATTGAGAATAAAAAGAGTTAGATCTCTATCAAATACTATCAAATACCAACATTATATTGTTGTCTATCAATATcaagcaccagaatccaatataTCCTGATTTATCTTACCTGGTCATGTCAATAGTAGTCACATTAAATTTAACTCCTTTAAGCCAGAGTATCATAAAAAGGCATTGGCAAAAGGGACAATTTCTGATACTTTCCCCATCACTTCCAGCCTAGTAAGATAAAGAAAGTCCTCAATGTACTCATTTTCTTGTTGCACAAGCATGTATTAAGTGCCTATTGAGAAATTGGAAGTGCTTAATCTCCTGGATTCTGATAGAGACaataaatgagataatataaaattttcaaatgtgaTCTTATACTACCATAATTTATATAACAATTTTCCTACTGTGTATTTTAGCAAGAAGCATGAGCATATAACTTGTCTCACTTTTGAGATTTAAG
Encoded here:
- the Clic2 gene encoding LOW QUALITY PROTEIN: chloride intracellular channel protein 2 (The sequence of the model RefSeq protein was modified relative to this genomic sequence to represent the inferred CDS: substituted 2 bases at 2 genomic stop codons); this encodes MRNLGELNPKWDVLSNPSFEGSGIYSEEEAGSDGESIRNCPFCQCLFMILWLKGVKFNVTTIDMTRKSEELKNLAPGINPPFLVYNKELKTDFIKNEEFLEQTLAPPRYPHLSPKYKESFDMGYNLFAKFSAYIKNIQKESNKFXKKSLLREFKHLNDNLNIPLLDKIDQDSAGKHTVSRSLFLDGDQLTLADCSLLSXLNIIKVTAKKYCDFDIPAEFSGVWCYLHNAYAHEEFAYICPEDKEIEKMYASVAKQ